From Mumia sp. ZJ1417:
CTGGCCGCTCGCTCACCCGTTCCGCTTCATCGCGCACAACGGCGAGATCAACACCGCGCGCGGCAACCGCAACTGGATGCGGGCGCGTGAGGCGCTGCTCGAGTCCGACCTGATCCCCGGCGACCTGACGCGACTCTTCCCGATCGTCGACCCGGAGGACTCCGACTCGGCGTCGTTCGACGAGGCGCTCGAGCTGCTGCACCTCGGCGGTCGCAGCCTCCCTCACGCCGTGATGATGATGATCCCGGAGGCGTGGGAGAACAACCCCGAGATGGACCCGAAGCTGCGGGCCTTCTATGAGTTCCACTCCACGATGATGGAGCCCTGGGACGGACCGGCCTGCGTCGTCTTCACCGACGGCACCCAGATCGGGGCGGTGCTCGACCGCAACGGGCTGCGCCCGGGCCGCTTCTGGCAGACCGAGGACGGGCTCGTCGTGCTCGCCTCCGAGGCCGGCGTCCTCGACCTCGACCCCGCGACGATCGTCCGCAAGGGCCGCCTCGAGCCCGGGCAGATGTTCCTGCTCGACCTCGACGAGCACCGCGTGGTCGGCAACGACGAGATCAAGTCCGCGCTCGCCGGCGACCACCCGTACGAGGAGTGGCTCTACTCGGGCCTGGTCCGGTTCTCGGACCTCCCCGACATCGAGCACGTCGTCCACACCCACGCGTCGGTGACGCGACGCCAGCAGGTCTTCGGCTACACCGAGGAGGAGCTGCGCATCCTCCTCGCGCCGATGGCGCGCACGGGTGCGGAGCCGATCGGCTCGATGGGCACCGACACGCCCATCGCCGTGCTGTCGAACCGCTCACGACTGCTGTTCGACTACTTCAACCAGCTGTTCGCGCAGGTCACGAACCCGCCGCTCGACGCGATCCGCGAGGAGCTCGTCACGTCGCTGCTCAGCACGGTCGGCGCCGAGGGCAACCTGCTCGACGCGACGCCGGCGTCGTGCCGCCAGCTGCAGATGTCCTTCCCGGTGATCACCAACGACGAGCTGGCCAAGATCCGCCACGTCAACCGGCACGGCAACATGCCGGGCCTGTCGACGTACGTGGTGCGCGGTCTGTACGAGGTGGGCGGTGGCGCGGACGCGCTGCGCAAGCGCCTCGACGACCTGTGCACCGAGGTCTCCGCCGCGATCGCCGACGGCGCGCGCATCATCGTCCTGTCGGACCGCCACTCCAACCACGAGCTGGCTCCTATCCCGTCGCTGCTGATGACCGGCGCGCTGCACCACCATCTGGTCCGCGAGAAGACCCGCACCCGCGTGGGCCTGCTCGTCGAGACCGGCGACGTCCGCGAGGTGCACCACGTCGCGCTGCTGCTCGGCTACGGCGCGTCGGCGGTCAACCCGTACCTCGCGCTGGAGACGGCCGAGGACCTCGCCCGCAGCGCCGTCTACGTCGACGGAGTCGCACCCGAGAAGGCCGTGGCCAACCTGCGCTACGCGCTCGGCAAGGGCGTGCTCAAGGTGATGTCCAAGATGGGCGTCTCGACGGTCGCCTCGTACACGGGGGCGCAGATCTTCGAGGCCGTCGGCCTGTCCGGCGAGCTCGTCGCCCGCTACTTCACGGGGACGACCTCGCGTCTGGGCGGCATCGACCTCGGCGTCGTCGCGGAGGAGGTGCGGATGCGGCACGCCAAGGCGTACCCGACGTCCGGCATCTCCGCGTCGCGCCGCCAGCTCGACGTCGGCGGCGAGTACCAGTGGCGCCGCGACGGTGCCGAGCACCTGTTCGACCCCGAGACCGTCTTCCGGCTCCAGCACGCGACGCGCGCGGGCCGCTACGACGTCTTCAAGCAGTACACGCAGCGTGTCGACGACCAGTCGGAGCGGCTGATGACGCTGCGTGGGCTCCTCAAGCTCAGGGAGGACGTCCGCCCGGCCGTGCCGATCGACGAGGTCGAGCCGGTCTCCGCGATCGTCAAGCGGTTCTCGACCGGTGCGATGTCGTACGGGTCGATCAGCCAGGAGGCGCACGAGACCCTCGCTATCGCGATGAACCGCCTCGGCGGCAAGTCCAACACCGGCGAGGGTGGCGAGGATCCGGAGCGTCTTTACGACCCGGAGCGTCGCAGCGCGATCAAGCAGGTCGCGTCGGGTCGCTTCGGCGTCACGGCGGAGTACCTCACGAACTCCGACGACATCCAGATCAAGATGGCGCAGGGTGCCAAGCCCGGCGAGGGCGGTCAGCTGCCCGGGCCGAAGGTCTATCCGTGGGTCGCCAAGACGCGTCACTCGACGCCGGGTGTCGGTCTCATCTCGCCGCCGCCGCACCACGACATCTACTCGATCGAGGACCTCAAGCAGCTCATCCACGATCTCAAGAACGCGAACCCGTCCGCGCGGGTCCACGTCAAGCTGGTCGCGGAGGTCGGTGTCGGTACGGTCGCCGCCGGTGTCTCCAAGGCGCACGCGGACGTCGTGCTGATCTCGGGCAACGACGGCGGTACGGGGGCGTCGCCGCTGACGTCGCTCAAGCACGCCGGCGGCCCGTGGGAGCTCGGCCTCGCCGAGACGCAGCAGACGCTGCTGCTCAACGGGCTGCGTGAGCGCATCGTCGTCCAGGCCGACGGGCAGCTCAAGACCGGCCGCGACGTCATCGTGGCGGCGCTGCTCGGTGCCGAGGAGTTCGGCTTCGCGACCGCTCCGCTGGTCGTGTCCGGCTGCATCATGATGCGGGTCTGCCACCTCGACACCTGCCCGGTGGGCGTCGCCACGCAGAACCGTGAGCTGCGCAAGAAGTTCTCGGGCAAGCCGGAGTTCATCGTGAACTTCTTCGAGTACATCGCCGAGGAGGTGCGCGAGCACCTCGCCGCGCTGGGCTTCCGCTCGATCGACGAGGCCGTTGGGCACGTCGAGACGCTCGACTCACGTGAAGCGATCGCGCACTGGAAGGCCAGCGGGCTCGACCTGACGCCGATCCTGCACGTGCCGGCGCTGCCCGAGGGTGCGGCGCTGCACCACACCACCGGCCAGGATCACGGTCTCGAGCGCGCGCTCGACAACGAGCTGATCGCGTTGTCCGCCGACGCGCTCGAGCGTGGCGAGCCGGTGCGGGCGCAGCTGGAGATCCGCAACGTCAACCGCACTGTCGGCACGATGCTCGGCCACGAGGTGACCAAGCGCTACCGCGGCGCGGGTCTGCCTGACGACACGATCGACATCACGTTCACCGGGTCGGCCGGTCAGTCGTTCGGTGCCTTCGTCCCGCGCGGCATCACACTGCGCCTCGAGGGCGACGCGAACGACTACGTCGGCAAGGGCCTGTCGGGCGGGCGGCTGGTGATCCGGCCGTCGCGCGAGGCGGGGTTCGTCGCCGAGGAGCAGATCATCGCCGGCAACGTCATCGGGTACGGCGCGACGAGCGGCGAGATCTTCGTCCGTGGCCGCGCCGGCGAGCGCTTCTGCGTCCGCAACTCCGGTGCGACGGCGGTCGTGGAGGGCGTGGGCGACCACGCGCTCGAGTACATGACCGGCGGGCGCGTCGTGATCCTCGGCGCCACCGGCCGCAACGTCGCGGCGGGCATGAGCGGCGGTGTCGCGTACGTCCTCGATCTCGACCACGACCTGGTCAACCGCGACATGGTCGAGGTCCACGAGGTCGGTGACGCCGACGAGCTCAAGGGGCTCGTCACTCGGCACGCCGAGGAAACCGGATCGGAGGTCGCCCGCACGCTTCTCGCCGACTGGACGACCTCGCTCGTCCGGTTCACCGAGGTCATGCCGGTCGACTACCGCAGGGTGCTGCAGGCGCGTGCCGCAGCCCAGGAGGCCGGTCTCGGCGAGGACGAGACCACCGCAGCGATGATGGAGGCAGCGATCCGTGGCTGATCCGAAGGGTTTCATGAAGACGCCGCGCCAGCTCGCGCCGCGGCGGCCGGTCGGGGAGCGCATCCACGACTGGAACGAGGTCTATCCCGGCACGCCGGGGCGGGCGCTCCTGCCGATCATCACCGAGCAGGCCGGCCGCTGCATGGACTGCGGCATCCCGTTCTGCCACAGCGGCTGCCCGCTCGGCAACCTCATCCCCGAGTGGAACGAGCTCGTCTGGCGTGACGACTGGGAGGCGGCGCTCTCGCGGCTGCACGCGACGAACAACTTCCCGGAGTTCACCGGGCGCCTGTGCCCCGCACCGTGCGAGACGGCGTGCGTCGTCGGCATCAACCGCGAGGCCGTGACCATCAAGAACGTCGAGGTGTCGATCATCGACCGCGCCTGGGATGACGGTCGCGTCACGCCCGAGCCGCCGGAGTGGCTCACGGGCAAGACCGTCGCGGTCATCGGCTCGGGACCGGCTGGTCTCGCGGTCGCCCAGCAGCTCACGCGCGCCGGACACACCGTCGCCGTGTACGAGCGTGACGACGCGCCTGGCGGTCTGCTCCGCTACGGCATCCCGGAGTTCAAGATGGAGAAGTCCGTCCTGGACCGCCGGATCGAGCAGATGACGGCCGAAGGCACCATCTTCCGCAACGGCGTCGCCGTCGGGGTCGACCTGACGGGCGAGCAGCTGCGCGACCGCTACGACGCCGTGGTCCTCGCGACCGGCGCGACCGTACGCCGTGACCTGCCGACCGTCGGGCGCGAGCTCGGCGGCATCCACCAGGCCATGGAGTACCTCCCGCAGGCCAACCGTGTCGCCCGGGGCGAGAGTGTCGACGGCCAGATCACGGCCGAGGGCAAGGACGTCGTCATCATCGGCGGCGGCGACACCGGTGCCGACTGTCTCGGCACCGCCATCCGCCAGCAGGCCCGTTCGATCACGCAGCTGGAGATCATGCCGCGTCCGAGCGAGGAGCGTCCCGGCCACCAGCCGTGGCCGACGTACCCGATGACCTACCGGGTCGCCTCGGCGCACGAGGAGGGCGGCGAGCGTGTCTACGCGGTCTCGACGCAGGAGTTCCTCGGCGACGAGGACGGCCACGTCCGTGCGTTGCGGATGGTCGAGGTCGAGATGGTCGATGGCCGCTTCCAGGAGGTCGAGGGGAGTGTCCGCGAGATCCCGGCACAGCTCGTGCTGCTCGCGATGGGCTTCACCGGCCCGGAGACCGACGGTGTCGTCGCGCAGCTCGGTGCGAGCCTGGACGAGCGGGGCAACGTCGCGCGCGACTCCTCGTACATGACCGACATCGATGGCGTGTTCGCCGCCGGCGACGCGGGCCGTGGGCAGTCGCTGATCGTGTGGGCGCTCGCCGAGGGTCGCGCGTGCGCGGCCGGCGTCGACGCCTATCTCAACGGCTCGACCAACCTGCCTGCGCCGATCCTCCCCACGGAGCGTCCGCTCGTCGTCTGACGCCGTCCGCGTTGTGAAAGCAATCTGCCCCTTTCCGACCTCGGAAAGGGGCAGATTGCTTTCACAACGCGGACGGGTGGGGGCGTCCCACCCTTCGAGAAATTCTGCTGACGAAACAACAAACTTCGTGGGTCGGGTCGCGCACGTCCGGCCACGCGTTCTAGGGTTGACGGGTGCGTAGAGCAAAGATCGTCTGCACCATTGGTCCCG
This genomic window contains:
- the gltB gene encoding glutamate synthase large subunit, yielding MRGIPPAQGLYSGEDEHDACGVAFVATLTGQATHEIVAQGLTALRNLDHRGAVGAEVDSGDGAGILIQVPDAFLRDVVDFVLPEAGCYAVGIGFLPVDTDAAATARKAVEALAAEEGLEVLGWREVPIDPMILGSTARGAMPSFAQLFVADAAGERAGIALDRVTFALRKRAEHELDVYFPSLSARTLTYKGMLTTDQLDNFFADLTDPRIASALAVVHSRFSTNTFPSWPLAHPFRFIAHNGEINTARGNRNWMRAREALLESDLIPGDLTRLFPIVDPEDSDSASFDEALELLHLGGRSLPHAVMMMIPEAWENNPEMDPKLRAFYEFHSTMMEPWDGPACVVFTDGTQIGAVLDRNGLRPGRFWQTEDGLVVLASEAGVLDLDPATIVRKGRLEPGQMFLLDLDEHRVVGNDEIKSALAGDHPYEEWLYSGLVRFSDLPDIEHVVHTHASVTRRQQVFGYTEEELRILLAPMARTGAEPIGSMGTDTPIAVLSNRSRLLFDYFNQLFAQVTNPPLDAIREELVTSLLSTVGAEGNLLDATPASCRQLQMSFPVITNDELAKIRHVNRHGNMPGLSTYVVRGLYEVGGGADALRKRLDDLCTEVSAAIADGARIIVLSDRHSNHELAPIPSLLMTGALHHHLVREKTRTRVGLLVETGDVREVHHVALLLGYGASAVNPYLALETAEDLARSAVYVDGVAPEKAVANLRYALGKGVLKVMSKMGVSTVASYTGAQIFEAVGLSGELVARYFTGTTSRLGGIDLGVVAEEVRMRHAKAYPTSGISASRRQLDVGGEYQWRRDGAEHLFDPETVFRLQHATRAGRYDVFKQYTQRVDDQSERLMTLRGLLKLREDVRPAVPIDEVEPVSAIVKRFSTGAMSYGSISQEAHETLAIAMNRLGGKSNTGEGGEDPERLYDPERRSAIKQVASGRFGVTAEYLTNSDDIQIKMAQGAKPGEGGQLPGPKVYPWVAKTRHSTPGVGLISPPPHHDIYSIEDLKQLIHDLKNANPSARVHVKLVAEVGVGTVAAGVSKAHADVVLISGNDGGTGASPLTSLKHAGGPWELGLAETQQTLLLNGLRERIVVQADGQLKTGRDVIVAALLGAEEFGFATAPLVVSGCIMMRVCHLDTCPVGVATQNRELRKKFSGKPEFIVNFFEYIAEEVREHLAALGFRSIDEAVGHVETLDSREAIAHWKASGLDLTPILHVPALPEGAALHHTTGQDHGLERALDNELIALSADALERGEPVRAQLEIRNVNRTVGTMLGHEVTKRYRGAGLPDDTIDITFTGSAGQSFGAFVPRGITLRLEGDANDYVGKGLSGGRLVIRPSREAGFVAEEQIIAGNVIGYGATSGEIFVRGRAGERFCVRNSGATAVVEGVGDHALEYMTGGRVVILGATGRNVAAGMSGGVAYVLDLDHDLVNRDMVEVHEVGDADELKGLVTRHAEETGSEVARTLLADWTTSLVRFTEVMPVDYRRVLQARAAAQEAGLGEDETTAAMMEAAIRG
- a CDS encoding glutamate synthase subunit beta; amino-acid sequence: MADPKGFMKTPRQLAPRRPVGERIHDWNEVYPGTPGRALLPIITEQAGRCMDCGIPFCHSGCPLGNLIPEWNELVWRDDWEAALSRLHATNNFPEFTGRLCPAPCETACVVGINREAVTIKNVEVSIIDRAWDDGRVTPEPPEWLTGKTVAVIGSGPAGLAVAQQLTRAGHTVAVYERDDAPGGLLRYGIPEFKMEKSVLDRRIEQMTAEGTIFRNGVAVGVDLTGEQLRDRYDAVVLATGATVRRDLPTVGRELGGIHQAMEYLPQANRVARGESVDGQITAEGKDVVIIGGGDTGADCLGTAIRQQARSITQLEIMPRPSEERPGHQPWPTYPMTYRVASAHEEGGERVYAVSTQEFLGDEDGHVRALRMVEVEMVDGRFQEVEGSVREIPAQLVLLAMGFTGPETDGVVAQLGASLDERGNVARDSSYMTDIDGVFAAGDAGRGQSLIVWALAEGRACAAGVDAYLNGSTNLPAPILPTERPLVV